Proteins encoded in a region of the Triticum dicoccoides isolate Atlit2015 ecotype Zavitan chromosome 3A, WEW_v2.0, whole genome shotgun sequence genome:
- the LOC119267401 gene encoding phosphoenolpyruvate/phosphate translocator 3, chloroplastic-like yields the protein MQRAAASLASSRSAAWACSTTSRHAAASCSAAARRDAVVPLRIRGQEQRPAALPMSLSLLSGSRPPRTAKAAAAAAELAPADEVAAGGGIAGTVQLGAMIVAWYLLNIYFNIYNKQVLQVLPLPLPYTITAFQLAFGSLVIFFMWAAKLHPVPKLSAAQLAKIAPLAAGHMLGTVFTNMSLGKVAVSFTHTVKASEPFFTVLLSAFFLGEVPSPLVLGSLVPIVGGVALASLTEVSFNWVGFWSAMASNLLNQTRNVLSKRLLGGEEEEFMDDINLFSVITVLSFLLSLPLMIFAEGVSFSPAFLQSTGLNLQELCVRAALAGLCFHGYQKLSYMILARVSPVTHSVANCVKRVVVIVSSVLFFRTPISPVNALGTGAALAGVYLYSRLKKAKPKSS from the exons ATGCAGCGCGCCGCGGCCTCCCTCGCCTCCTCCCGCTCCGCTGCCTGGGCCTGCTCCACCACCTCGCGCCATGCCGCCGCCTCGTGCTCTGCCGCCGCCCGCCGCGACGCCGTCGTGCCTCTCCGAATTCGCGGCCAAGAGCAGCGGCCCGCCGCCCTCCCCATGTCACTGTCGCTGCTCTCCGGGAGTCGGCCCCCGCGGACGGCAAAagcggcggccgcggccgcggaGCTGGCCCCGGCGGACGAGGTGGCCGCGGGTGGCGGCATTGCCGGCACGGTGCAGCTCGGCGCCATGATCGTCGCCTGGTACCTCCTCAACATCTACTTCAACATCTACAACAAGCAG GTGCTCCAGGTGCTGCCATTGCCGCTCCCCTACACCATCACCGCCTTCCAGCTCGCCTTCGGCTCGCTCGTCATCTTCTTCATGTGGGCCGCCAAGCTCCACCCCGTGCCCAAGCTCTCCGCCGCACAG CTGGCCAAGATCGCGCCGCTGGCCGCCGGGCACATGCTGGGCACGGTGTTCACCAACATGAGCCTGGGCAAGGTGGCCGTCTCCTTCACGCACACCGTCAAGGCATCGGAGCCCTTCTTCACCGTGCTGCTCTCCGCCTTCTTCCTCGGCGAGGTGCCGTCGCCGCTGGTGCTGGGCTCGCTGGTGCCGATCGTCGGCGGCGTCGCCCTGGCGTCGCTGACCGAGGTCTCATTCAACTG GGTGGGATTCTGGAGCGCCATGGCGTCGAATCTGCTCAACCAGACCAGGAATGTGCTCAGCAAGCGGCTCCTCGGCGGCGAAGAG GAGGAGTTCATGGACGACATAAACCTCTTCTCGGTGATCACCGTGCTGTCCTTCCTCCTATCGTtgcctctgatgatctttgcagaaggGGTCAGCTTCTCCCCAGCGTTCCTCCAGAGCACG GGCCTGAACCTGCAGGAGCTGTGCGTGAGGGCGGCCCTGGCAGGGCTCTGCTTCCATGGCTACCAGAAG CTGTCGTACATGATCCTGGCGAGGGTGTCGCCCGTGACCCACTCCGTGGCCAACTGCGTCAAGCGTGTGGTGGTCATCGTCTCCTCCGTCCTCTTCTTCCGGACGCCCATCTCCCCTGTCAATGCACTGG GGACTGGAGCGGCACTGGCGGGAGTTTACCTGTACTCCAGGCTCAAGAAAGCAAAGCCAAAGAGCTCATGa